The Agromyces sp. G08B096 DNA window GAGGCGCTCGCGCTGCTGACCGCCGGGTCCGCCCGGAACGACCGGCTCTTCGGACTCGGCACGGCGCTCGCTTCGGCCATGCGCAAGGTCGTCGACGCGCTTCCCGAACGGCACCGGCTCGACGTCGACGGCATGTCCCGTCGCATCCTGGTCGATCCCGAGACGGACCTGCTCGTGCGCCGGGGCGCCGGCGACGACGTGCCCGACGCGGTGATGCTCGCCGTTCGACGGGCCGTGCTCGGCGGCCGCAAGCTGCGCATGCGATACGCCGCGGCCGAGCGCGAGCCCGCGTGGCGCACCGTCGACCCGATCGGGCTGGTGACGGTCCGGCAGATCGGGTACCTGCTCGCCACGGTCGCGGGGGCCGACCGCACCTACCGGCTCTCCCGGATCCTGGAGGCGGAGGCGCTCGACGAGCCCGCCGAGCGCCCCGATCAGGTCGATCTCGAACGGCTGTGGACGGAGCGGAGCACGCGGTTCCGCACGGGCGGCGATCAGGTCGTCGTGCGAGCGAGGATCTCACCCGAGCGTCGCGAAGAGGTCGTCGGCACGGCGCTCGCGGTGCTGGCCGAAGCGCTCGACGCCGATGGGAGGCTGCTCCTGGATGCGAGCTTCCAGGATCTGCGGCACGCGGAGTGGGCCCTGTGGCAGCTCGGGACGGATGGCGAGGTCCTTGCTCCGCGTGAGCTCCGCACCGCCATCCGCGACCGGGCGTCAGCCCTTGCCGCCAGGTACTCGTGACCGCGCGGCGAGGGTCGCGGGCCCTCCTAGGATGTCGGGGTGGCTCTCTTCGATCACCTCGGCATCACCGTCGATGACCTGCCCCGTTCGATCGCCCAGTTCGATCCCGTGATGCAGGCGCTCGGCTGCACCCGTCAGGACGCCGACGGCAGCGTCGCCTGGTCCCTGGGCGAGGAGGAGCTGATCCTCTTCCCGGCGCGTGAGGCGGGCAGCGGTCCGCACCGGCACGGACGGGTGGGGTGGCAGCACCTCGCGTTCGCGGTCGACTCCCGAGAGAAGGTCGACGAGCTGCACGCGATCGCGATGCAGGCCGGGTGGACGGCCGTTCGCGAGCCGAAGGTCTTCCCGCGGTTCAACGACCGCTACTACGCCTCCTTCGTCGAGGACGACAACGGCATCCGCCTGGAGTTCATGCACAACCCGCCGCGGGAGTCGGCCGAGGGCTGAGCGGCCGCCGCCGCAGCAGCCGTGACGACACCCATGCTGACCGATGCCGCCCGGGAGTTCCTCGCGGAGTACCACCTCGCCACCCTCTCCACGCTCGACCGGAACGGGCGGATCCACTCGGTGCCGGTCGGCATGACCTACCTCGACGGCGTCGTGCGCGTCATCGGCAGCGGCGGCTCCCAGAAGTTCCTGAACGCCGAGCGCAGCGGCCGCGCCACCGTGACGAGCGTCGACGGCCGCCGCTGGATCAGTTTCGAAGGACCGGTTCGAGTGACGGATGACCCCGATGACGTCGCCCTCGGCGTCGCGCTCTACGCCGCTCGCTACCGCCAGCCGCGGCCGAACCCGCGACGCGTCGTGCTCGAGCTCACGGTCGAACGGGTGCTGGGGTCCGCTGGGATGCGCTCGAGCGAACGCTGACGATCCGGGCCACGCAGTGACCGATCATCTCGCCGTCGGAACGGGAGAGTCCGTCAGGCCGCCGCGGCCCGCAGCATCGAGTACACGGTCGGACCGCTCTGGACGAAGGTGGTCGCGGTGGTCTCGAAGCCGAGGCGCTGGTAGAGGCGGACGTTCCGCTCGTCGGAGGTCTCCAGAGCAACCGGCGCGCCGTGCTCGCCGGCGGTCTCGAGGCCGGCTAGCGTGACGGCGCTGCCGAGACCGGCGCCTTGGTGCGCCGGGTCGACCCCGACCGTTTCGAGCGTCCAGGCCTCGGTCGGCGGCGCGGGCAGCCGGAGCGCTCCGAGCACTGCGAGTCGCGACCCATGCAATGCGGCGATCTCCCGTTCGGCCGGTTCGTCCGGGGCGGGGGCGCCGGGCGGAAGGAATGCGGCGACAGCGCGGAGCCTCGCCTCGACGAGTACGATGCCGTGCTTCAGCGCATGGCCGAGGTAGAGACGCTGGAGGGCCTTCAGGCGGTGCGAGTAGTCGTCGGCGGGGATGCTCCAGCGGGTCCAGGAGTATCGATCGAAGGCCGCGGCCAGCACGTCGGCCGCGGCATCCAGGTCTTCTGGCCCGGCGGGGCGCACGAGGTGGGTCACGTGGCGTTGCTCCAGAGGTGCGAGATGAGACGCCGCCGGTTCGGCAGCCTTCCAGGCTACCGGCCCGTCGCTTAGGCTGCCCCGATGAGCGACGTGCTGGACGAGGGCCCCTTCTACCACGGCACCAAGGCCGATCTGCAGGTCGGCGACCTCCTCACCCCCGGCTTCCGGTCGAACTACCGCCCGGAGGTCGTGATGAACCACATCTACTTCACCGCGCTGCCCGACGGCGCGGGCCTCGCGGCCGAACTCGCGGCGGGGGACGGCGAACCGCGCGTCTACCTCGTCGAGCCGACCGGGCCGTTCGAGAACGACCCGAACGTGACCGACAAGAAGTTCCCCGGCAACCCCACCAGGTCCTACCGCAGCGGCGCACCGCTCCGCATCCTCGGCGAGGTCGCCGACTGGACGCGGCTGACCCCCGAGGCCCTGGCTTCCTGGCGGGAGCGGCTCGCCGCCCTCCAAGCCGACGAACGCGGCGAGATCATCAACTGACGCGGGCCGCTCCAGGCATGCCCGCCTGGGGCGCCACCCGCCGTCGCCGAGTCAGTTCGTCCCCCACCCGAAGCGGTGGGTCCGGATGCCGTAGTACGTGAACGTCTCCGCCCGACTCACGCCCGGGATCGTCCGCAGCTTGCGGTTGACGAGCTCGAACAGCGCGTCGCGGTCGGCCGCGATGACCTCGACGAGCAGGTCGTAGCGCCCGGCCACGAGCACGACGTAGATGACATCGTCGATCTCGTTGATCGCGGCCGCCACCTCCTCGGGGTCGCGGTCGGAGACGATGCCGATCATGGCCATGCTCTGGTACCCGAGCCGCAGCGGGTCGGTCACGCCGACGATCTGGATCACGCCGCGGTCTTCGAGCCGCTTGACCCGCTTGCGGGCGCCGCCCGCGGTGAGCCCGACGAGGGCCCCGAGCTCGGCGTAGCCGAGCCGGCCGTCCTCCTGCAGCGCGGTGATCAGCGCTCGGTCGAGGTCGTCGAGGTCGTCCCGGTGATCCATGGGGGCAGCCTATCGGTGCCGCGTCATCCGATGGAACTAGAAGCGGCATCCGGGTGCTCGTTCATCACTGATACAGTCGGCGCGGTGTGTTCTGCGCACCGCGGGAGGAGAATCGCATCATGGATGACGCCCCGACGACGGGCACCTGGCTGCTCGCACGTCCCGACATCGACCTCGCCGCGGTG harbors:
- a CDS encoding WYL domain-containing protein is translated as MRADRLVSLVLLLRQRGRLPASTIARELEVSTRTVLRDIEALSAAGVPVYAERGRHGGFELLPGFRTELTGLNHDEALALLTAGSARNDRLFGLGTALASAMRKVVDALPERHRLDVDGMSRRILVDPETDLLVRRGAGDDVPDAVMLAVRRAVLGGRKLRMRYAAAEREPAWRTVDPIGLVTVRQIGYLLATVAGADRTYRLSRILEAEALDEPAERPDQVDLERLWTERSTRFRTGGDQVVVRARISPERREEVVGTALAVLAEALDADGRLLLDASFQDLRHAEWALWQLGTDGEVLAPRELRTAIRDRASALAARYS
- a CDS encoding TIGR03618 family F420-dependent PPOX class oxidoreductase, coding for MTTPMLTDAAREFLAEYHLATLSTLDRNGRIHSVPVGMTYLDGVVRVIGSGGSQKFLNAERSGRATVTSVDGRRWISFEGPVRVTDDPDDVALGVALYAARYRQPRPNPRRVVLELTVERVLGSAGMRSSER
- a CDS encoding VOC family protein; translated protein: MALFDHLGITVDDLPRSIAQFDPVMQALGCTRQDADGSVAWSLGEEELILFPAREAGSGPHRHGRVGWQHLAFAVDSREKVDELHAIAMQAGWTAVREPKVFPRFNDRYYASFVEDDNGIRLEFMHNPPRESAEG
- a CDS encoding Lrp/AsnC family transcriptional regulator → MDHRDDLDDLDRALITALQEDGRLGYAELGALVGLTAGGARKRVKRLEDRGVIQIVGVTDPLRLGYQSMAMIGIVSDRDPEEVAAAINEIDDVIYVVLVAGRYDLLVEVIAADRDALFELVNRKLRTIPGVSRAETFTYYGIRTHRFGWGTN
- a CDS encoding GNAT family N-acetyltransferase — encoded protein: MTHLVRPAGPEDLDAAADVLAAAFDRYSWTRWSIPADDYSHRLKALQRLYLGHALKHGIVLVEARLRAVAAFLPPGAPAPDEPAEREIAALHGSRLAVLGALRLPAPPTEAWTLETVGVDPAHQGAGLGSAVTLAGLETAGEHGAPVALETSDERNVRLYQRLGFETTATTFVQSGPTVYSMLRAAAA
- the arr gene encoding NAD(+)--rifampin ADP-ribosyltransferase, with translation MSDVLDEGPFYHGTKADLQVGDLLTPGFRSNYRPEVVMNHIYFTALPDGAGLAAELAAGDGEPRVYLVEPTGPFENDPNVTDKKFPGNPTRSYRSGAPLRILGEVADWTRLTPEALASWRERLAALQADERGEIIN